One genomic window of Desulfovibrio psychrotolerans includes the following:
- a CDS encoding amidohydrolase, whose protein sequence is MPMVCDILIQANTILTQDPQRTVLENAGVAITGDTITAVGPWENLSRRYTAGQTLNLNHAMVMPGLINAHTHAAMSLLRGVADDLPLMEWLTKHIFPVEKHLSPEIVELGAMLACAEMTRLGTTSFCDMYLIEDATYRAVDRAGLRVLGGEGIFMFPSPAYADTERGFDLVRELHERWKDHPRIRQAVMPHAVYTTTPEILRRCLALSQELNMPLHIHLAETVTETEQCLAATGLRPVQYVHELGLLTPKTTIAHGVDLTEAEIDLLAGTGTVVAHNPESNMKLASGIANVPYMLQRGVPVSLGTDGAASNNALNMFTEMTSCALLHKVRCMDPTCAPAQAVLDMATLGGSRTMCMPDIGYIAPGMRADMVALDLRAPNLQPLHNPVSHVVYAATGAEVCMSMVGGEVLYNDGAFLKIDYPSLLKEVSALRSWVREKLS, encoded by the coding sequence ATGCCGATGGTATGCGACATTCTCATACAGGCCAATACCATTCTCACTCAAGACCCGCAGCGCACCGTGCTTGAGAACGCCGGCGTCGCCATTACGGGCGACACCATTACAGCCGTAGGGCCGTGGGAAAACCTGAGTCGCCGGTATACCGCCGGACAAACGCTCAACCTCAATCACGCCATGGTCATGCCCGGCCTCATCAATGCACACACCCATGCGGCCATGTCACTGCTCCGGGGCGTGGCAGACGACCTGCCCCTTATGGAGTGGCTCACCAAACACATTTTCCCGGTGGAAAAACACCTCAGCCCGGAGATTGTGGAACTGGGGGCAATGCTTGCCTGCGCGGAAATGACGCGGCTCGGCACCACCTCGTTCTGCGACATGTACCTGATCGAAGACGCCACCTACCGCGCCGTGGACCGGGCAGGCCTGCGCGTGCTGGGCGGCGAGGGCATCTTCATGTTCCCGTCCCCGGCCTATGCGGATACGGAACGCGGCTTTGACCTTGTGCGTGAACTCCATGAACGATGGAAGGACCATCCGCGCATCCGCCAAGCCGTCATGCCCCATGCCGTCTACACCACCACGCCGGAGATACTGCGCCGCTGCCTGGCACTGTCGCAGGAGCTGAACATGCCACTGCATATCCACCTTGCCGAAACCGTTACGGAAACAGAGCAATGCCTTGCCGCCACAGGCCTGCGTCCGGTGCAATACGTGCATGAACTTGGTCTGCTGACCCCAAAAACCACCATTGCTCACGGCGTGGACCTTACCGAGGCAGAAATCGACCTGCTGGCCGGAACAGGAACCGTGGTGGCCCACAATCCGGAAAGCAACATGAAGCTGGCTTCAGGCATCGCCAATGTACCCTACATGCTACAACGCGGCGTTCCCGTAAGCCTTGGTACAGACGGTGCCGCCTCCAACAATGCCTTGAACATGTTTACAGAAATGACATCCTGCGCTCTGCTGCACAAGGTGCGCTGCATGGACCCCACCTGCGCCCCGGCACAGGCCGTGCTGGACATGGCCACTCTCGGCGGCTCCCGAACCATGTGCATGCCGGACATCGGCTATATTGCTCCCGGAATGCGGGCAGACATGGTAGCTCTGGACCTTCGGGCTCCCAACCTGCAACCCCTGCACAATCCTGTTTCGCATGTGGTCTATGCCGCCACAGGCGCAGAGGTGTGCATGAGCATGGTCGGCGGAGAGGTATTATATAATGATGGAGCCTTCCTGAAAATTGACTATCCTTCCCTGCTCAAAGAAGTGTCCGCCCTGCGCTCTTGGGTGCGCGAAAAGCTGTCCTGA